In Apodemus sylvaticus chromosome 7, mApoSyl1.1, whole genome shotgun sequence, the sequence TCGACAGTCTGTGATCAGGTACATTCTGAAAACCAGAGTAAGTATTTCCAGTGCTCAGGGGTTCCTGTCAATGAAAGACCTCCTCTTAGGTGCTGGCACTAGGATGAGCTTCAGGTCACTGAATATTTTCTGTCAATCAGTTACATATCCCTGATAACTCTGTTCCCATGCATACTCTACATCTCTGCAATGCAGAAATGTGGCAGCCCAATCATGTAGTCACCATATCAGACAATCTGTCTTACTTGCATCCATGGAAGCTTAGAATGATCTTCTCTAGGTGTATGGCAAGGAACCTTTTTCTTGATGCAGCGACCTAAATTATATCAAAGTGGAGTCTTGTGAAAGTTCACCTGAACCTACTCAGGGCATTGGGCAGCACACAAGCAATAGGTCCTTCATACTGAAGTGATATTTCCCCTCCATGTTCCAGTACAATGTACCTCCAGTACAATGGTGGTTTTTTTGTTAAAACGAAATGTAGAGAGAAGAGAGTTGTGAGTGTTACCTTACTTCTTTGAATTTCAGTTCCTCTCTCGTTGTATAAACATGACAATAATACTTACAACAAGGTTCGCTGGTCAGGGTTAAATCTGACAGTTTACATGCTGGGCATTTGTGGCGACGCAGGACTTATGGATTAAAATACACACATAGATTGTGGCCCAGAGAAATAGCTTTTATGCAGCTGTTGTACTTAGAATCTTCCTCACAGATCCTTCCTTTGCCCAGTGGGATTTTTGATTGATTTTCCACAGTGATGAAGGATTATATGGACAAGAAGGAGTACCAGTAGGTTACAATTTAGAACTTCTCAGGTTCCCACTTCTTCTAAAAGGTGTCCTTTCCTTTCCATACtaatcccttttctttctttcttttttgtcttaacTCTTCCTTGTGCTTGCGTGTATGGAAAACCTGTGCTGGGTGAAATCAACATGGCTGCGCCTCCCTGAGGCCTCCCAGCCTCCGCAAAGCTGCCTTCATCTCTTTGTTTCGTAGTGTATAGATGATAGGGTTAAGCAAGGGAGTAATGACTGTGTAGAAGACGGCTACCACCCCATCCAGAGGTTCCTGTGAGCCGGGCCGAAGGTAAATGAAGGTACAGGGCACATAGTAAACGATGACCACGGTGAGGTGGGCAGCACAGGTAGAGAAGGCATTGCGGCGCCCATCCGCAGACCGGATTCGCAGAATGGCAGCCACGATGTAGCCATAGGAAGTGAGGATGAGCATAAAGCAGGTGAGAGCCAGGAAGCCAATGTCTACGAAGGTGACCAACTCATTGATGGTGGTGTCTGCGCAGACGAGACGGAGGACGGCAGGGATGTCACAGAAGAAGTAGTCCACTCGGTTTGGCCCACAGAAAGGCAGCCTGAATATGAAACTTGTTTGGAACAGTGAGTGGATGGTCCCTCCAATCCAGGTACCCAAAGCAAGATAGTTACAGACGCTGCGGGTCATGATGGTCGCATAGTGTAAAGGCTTGCAGATGGCCAGGAATCGGTCATAAGCCATGAGTGTGTAAAGAAAGCATTCAGTACAACccaggaaatggaaagaaaagagctGAATCACACAGCCCCCAAAGGAGATAATTTTGCTATCTAAGAGAAAGCCAGATAGCATCTTTGGGACAATAGCAGAAGAGATGGTCAGGTCTAAGAAGGAGAGGTGACATAGGAACCAGTACATGGGTCGGTGGAGTCGGATGTCCACCAAGATGGTGAGGATGATGAGCCCATTGCCAGAGACAGTGAGGAGGTAGATGACAAGGAATGCTAGGAAGAGTGGTACCCCGAGCTGGGGTGGGTGGTGCAGGCCCAC encodes:
- the LOC127689944 gene encoding olfactory receptor 10G6 — encoded protein: MQSGNQTSVSHFILVGLHHPPQLGVPLFLAFLVIYLLTVSGNGLIILTILVDIRLHRPMYWFLCHLSFLDLTISSAIVPKMLSGFLLDSKIISFGGCVIQLFSFHFLGCTECFLYTLMAYDRFLAICKPLHYATIMTRSVCNYLALGTWIGGTIHSLFQTSFIFRLPFCGPNRVDYFFCDIPAVLRLVCADTTINELVTFVDIGFLALTCFMLILTSYGYIVAAILRIRSADGRRNAFSTCAAHLTVVIVYYVPCTFIYLRPGSQEPLDGVVAVFYTVITPLLNPIIYTLRNKEMKAALRRLGGLREAQPC